One genomic segment of Corynebacterium durum includes these proteins:
- the rsmH gene encoding 16S rRNA (cytosine(1402)-N(4))-methyltransferase RsmH gives MHGHVPVLRDRVTELIADPVREMGDKAVIVDGTLGAGGHAEFFLRSFPKACVIGLDRDRLAAEGAQERLATYGERFGFYHTRFDGLGTAIETGEGEPFERARTYGVSGALFDLGVSSMQLDQTERGFAYKTDAPLDMRMDPSQGITAAEVLNTYSHGDLARVLKTYGDERFAGKIASAVLREREKEPFTTSARLVELLYATIPAATRRHGGHPAKRTFQALRVEVNAELDSLERVIPMIADELTVGGRVVFMSYQSLEDKIVKRQLAEMTKSQSPPGLPMELPGTAPKFRLVTRGAEKATAQEVEDNPRAAPVRVRAMERIGR, from the coding sequence ATGCACGGGCATGTTCCAGTTTTGCGTGATCGTGTTACTGAGTTGATTGCAGACCCTGTTCGCGAAATGGGCGACAAGGCAGTCATTGTTGACGGCACATTAGGTGCCGGAGGGCATGCTGAGTTTTTCTTGAGATCTTTTCCAAAGGCGTGCGTAATTGGCCTGGATAGGGACCGATTAGCCGCTGAAGGAGCTCAGGAACGACTCGCCACTTACGGCGAGCGTTTTGGTTTTTACCACACTCGTTTTGATGGCCTAGGCACGGCAATTGAAACTGGTGAGGGGGAGCCGTTTGAGCGGGCTCGGACCTACGGGGTATCAGGAGCGTTGTTTGATTTGGGTGTGTCGTCGATGCAATTGGATCAGACGGAACGAGGTTTTGCGTATAAAACTGATGCTCCGCTGGATATGCGTATGGATCCTTCACAGGGAATCACTGCTGCGGAGGTGTTGAACACCTACTCGCACGGTGACCTTGCGCGGGTACTGAAAACCTACGGAGATGAGCGTTTCGCGGGCAAGATTGCGTCAGCTGTGCTGCGCGAGCGGGAGAAAGAACCGTTCACAACGTCTGCTCGCCTTGTGGAGTTGCTGTATGCGACCATTCCGGCCGCTACTCGACGCCACGGTGGTCATCCTGCTAAACGCACGTTTCAGGCGCTGCGGGTTGAGGTGAACGCCGAACTGGATTCCCTAGAGCGGGTGATTCCCATGATTGCTGACGAACTCACTGTTGGTGGGCGAGTGGTGTTCATGAGCTATCAGTCGCTGGAGGACAAGATTGTGAAGCGACAGTTGGCGGAGATGACAAAGTCGCAATCTCCGCCCGGGTTGCCGATGGAGCTGCCGGGCACGGCCCCTAAGTTCCGGCTGGTAACGCGCGGTGCTGAGAAGGCAACTGCGCAGGAAGTGGAAGATAACCCCCGGGCAGCCCCGGTACGGGTTCGGGCAATGGAACGAATAGGAAGGTAA
- the mraZ gene encoding division/cell wall cluster transcriptional repressor MraZ, which yields MFLGTYTPKLDDKGRLTLPAKFREELAGGLMITKGQDHSLAVYPREEFAARARKAAAVSRTNPEARAFIRNLAASADEQRPDGHGRITLSAAHRQYAGLTKECVVIGSVDFLEIWDAEAWATYQAETEAAFSAAEDDVLGGLL from the coding sequence ATGTTTCTTGGTACCTACACTCCAAAGCTTGATGACAAAGGGCGGTTGACTCTCCCGGCGAAATTCCGCGAGGAACTGGCTGGCGGGTTGATGATCACCAAGGGGCAGGATCACAGTCTTGCGGTTTATCCGCGTGAGGAGTTTGCGGCACGGGCACGTAAAGCAGCCGCTGTTTCTCGCACGAACCCCGAGGCGCGAGCGTTTATTCGTAACTTGGCGGCCAGTGCTGATGAGCAGCGTCCAGACGGACATGGGCGAATTACGTTGTCGGCGGCGCATCGCCAGTACGCGGGTCTTACCAAAGAATGTGTAGTAATCGGTTCAGTGGATTTTCTGGAAATCTGGGACGCCGAAGCTTGGGCAACGTACCAGGCTGAAACTGAAGCCGCCTTCTCTGCTGCTGAAGACGACGTTTTGGGTGGTCTGCTGTAG
- a CDS encoding DUF3040 domain-containing protein, with protein MALSEQEQRMLREIEQSLLADDPKFSAAVKNAGAFAGESRTGGLTIRGIALFMLGLVLLVGGVALSQQNLWFVTISVVGFLLMFGAAMWMLQGGARRQSIERRQRFLRQTPADSNSSVASRMEDNFRRRFDEH; from the coding sequence GTGGCTCTTTCAGAGCAGGAACAGCGGATGCTTCGCGAGATTGAGCAGTCCCTTTTGGCTGATGATCCAAAATTTAGTGCCGCTGTCAAAAACGCTGGCGCGTTTGCTGGAGAATCGCGGACTGGTGGACTGACTATCCGCGGCATTGCCCTTTTTATGCTTGGGTTGGTGTTGTTGGTCGGTGGAGTTGCCTTAAGTCAACAAAACTTATGGTTTGTCACTATTAGTGTGGTCGGATTCCTGTTGATGTTTGGTGCGGCGATGTGGATGTTGCAGGGTGGGGCACGTCGTCAATCCATAGAGAGGCGACAGCGCTTTCTAAGGCAGACTCCTGCTGACAGCAATAGCAGTGTTGCTAGTCGGATGGAGGATAATTTCCGCCGTCGCTTCGACGAACATTAG
- a CDS encoding SAV_6107 family HEPN domain-containing protein — MMMATVISATTRFGGRGEAKRAEFLGKAHVLLTQSQVALRAGDEASALELAYQAALRTAGARIAVSAVAQRKRKPHGAWDQLALVDETGVEQAADFKAFSKLRSRVSSGMEVEVDPVIVREFVQRVRGFLDSVDAEAGWVSEVA; from the coding sequence ATGATGATGGCCACGGTTATTTCCGCAACAACACGGTTTGGCGGACGCGGGGAAGCTAAGCGTGCGGAGTTTTTGGGGAAGGCGCACGTGTTGCTCACGCAGTCCCAGGTTGCGCTTCGTGCGGGCGACGAAGCCTCCGCGCTGGAACTTGCATATCAGGCTGCGCTGCGGACGGCGGGTGCGCGTATTGCGGTCAGTGCAGTGGCTCAGCGTAAGCGCAAACCGCACGGGGCGTGGGATCAATTAGCTTTGGTTGATGAAACGGGGGTGGAACAGGCGGCTGATTTTAAGGCTTTTTCTAAGCTTCGCTCGCGGGTGTCTAGCGGTATGGAAGTCGAGGTTGATCCGGTTATAGTGCGTGAGTTTGTCCAGCGTGTGCGGGGTTTTCTTGATTCAGTAGATGCGGAGGCTGGCTGGGTTTCTGAGGTTGCATAG
- a CDS encoding GNAT family N-acetyltransferase, whose protein sequence is MPVTIHTLSPTEFLDHCPQLVDVYITAMDYHPKVRAVRNTAWRNAVMFPEFRAVYALDGSRIVGVAYGHLGRAQQWWHSQIRQAVRNSDPRSVALNDYFEVAEVHVLPDYQGRGVGRALLTELLAGVNSPYAILSTPEVAGENNRAFGLYRSFGFMDILRNFLFRGDERPFAVLYLRLEKSTTEKSPEY, encoded by the coding sequence GTGCCTGTAACTATTCACACGCTGTCCCCCACCGAGTTCCTTGATCACTGCCCTCAACTCGTTGATGTGTACATCACTGCCATGGACTACCACCCCAAAGTAAGGGCTGTACGGAACACCGCGTGGCGCAACGCAGTGATGTTCCCGGAGTTTCGCGCGGTCTACGCACTGGATGGATCCAGGATCGTTGGGGTGGCGTATGGGCACTTAGGCCGGGCACAACAGTGGTGGCACAGCCAGATTCGACAGGCAGTCCGCAACAGCGATCCCCGCTCAGTGGCGCTCAACGATTATTTTGAGGTCGCCGAAGTCCACGTTCTCCCCGATTATCAGGGACGCGGTGTCGGCCGAGCCCTACTCACAGAGTTGCTGGCAGGCGTGAATTCCCCCTACGCCATCCTCTCTACCCCAGAAGTCGCCGGGGAAAATAACCGCGCGTTCGGCCTGTACCGTTCCTTTGGGTTTATGGATATTCTGCGCAATTTTCTCTTCCGCGGGGATGAACGCCCCTTCGCGGTTCTCTACCTCCGGCTGGAAAAATCCACAACAGAAAAGTCCCCAGAGTATTAA